In the Sulfitobacter pacificus genome, one interval contains:
- a CDS encoding flagellar biosynthetic protein FliR: MSLDTFVTSLFFSYFVVFARLGSALIFMPAFGEVQVPVRARLSFAVVLCAALLPMTPVQAAMPTAPVAVAVMLAIEVTIGLWIGLTARILLSALQFAGFQAGQVSGLANAFGPSFGSFEGATMVATLMLITAVAMIFITDTHHIILRALLSSYVVFPPGQIMMADLTDQILKAAGQSLYIGTAIAAPFFIMGVVLNLGMGLANRMMPQLPVFFVAAPLLIGAGLLILAMSMPTILDFYISEFRAWLGGFKF; the protein is encoded by the coding sequence ATGTCGCTTGATACATTTGTCACCTCGCTGTTCTTTTCCTATTTCGTTGTTTTTGCCCGCCTCGGATCCGCGCTGATCTTTATGCCCGCCTTTGGCGAGGTGCAGGTTCCGGTCCGCGCACGCCTGTCTTTCGCGGTTGTGCTTTGTGCCGCGCTGCTGCCGATGACGCCGGTGCAGGCGGCAATGCCCACCGCCCCAGTGGCCGTTGCGGTGATGCTGGCGATCGAGGTGACCATCGGCCTGTGGATTGGGCTGACCGCGCGGATCCTGCTGTCTGCACTGCAATTTGCAGGCTTTCAGGCGGGGCAGGTATCAGGCCTGGCAAATGCCTTTGGCCCCTCCTTCGGATCCTTTGAGGGGGCGACAATGGTGGCAACGCTGATGTTGATCACCGCAGTTGCCATGATCTTTATCACTGATACGCATCACATTATTTTGCGGGCCTTGCTGTCCAGCTATGTGGTTTTCCCGCCCGGACAGATCATGATGGCCGATTTGACTGACCAGATCCTCAAAGCCGCAGGTCAAAGCCTCTATATCGGCACCGCCATCGCAGCCCCGTTTTTCATCATGGGCGTGGTATTGAACCTTGGCATGGGGCTGGCCAACCGGATGATGCCACAGCTGCCGGTGTTCTTTGTCGCCGCGCCTTTGTTAATCGGGGCGGGCCTGTTGATCCTAGCCATGTCGATGCCGACGATCCTTGATTTCTACATCTCGGAGTTTCGCGCATGGCTGGGCGGATTTAAGTTCTGA
- the fliF gene encoding flagellar basal-body MS-ring/collar protein FliF, whose protein sequence is MILAGTAVAVVAALLLGLSAITRPDYAPIYSNLSVTSASAIEASLTNAGFRVMVSEDGSSVSVPRADGARARMALAETGVPVDGDPGWELFDEKSGLAMNSFLQKINRVRAMEGELARSIQTLDGISSARVHLVLPDREPFSREAPAPRGSVVLRSSAGRAVTRKQAIAVRTLVASSVAELEVSRVTVLSASGETILAEGSGGEGPTGMQTTKTSIEDRLSQEIQNILTARVGAGNARVRVNVDLTTQREVIVEQSFDPEQQVVRSTESTTQNQTGTDGGGNVGVENNIPAALADGGGAATSNRSEAGEQVQYEIGNTRREIVREAGEVRRLTVAVLVNGIYNLEGSDVAYVERTPEELNRLTELVKSAVGFEEGRGDSVSVDSMRFMDYSMDLGDPIVQTIGDRLSESIVPIIRGVLALLIVALVMILGVRPMLRRLNQPDPLNVVEEPALESDTVEREGLAAPDSTPNASGTKLLATDTSGASSTEPRKLSATPVERDELTLDDQQYVTTQGIRGSIQKGNIDKIQRLADEKPEEVLRVMRSWLTTEAEA, encoded by the coding sequence ATGATCTTGGCCGGCACTGCAGTTGCCGTTGTCGCGGCGCTCTTACTCGGCCTTAGCGCGATCACCCGCCCGGACTACGCACCGATTTATTCAAATCTATCTGTCACCTCTGCCAGTGCCATCGAGGCAAGCCTGACCAATGCCGGTTTTCGCGTGATGGTCTCTGAGGATGGTTCATCTGTATCGGTCCCGCGCGCCGATGGTGCCCGTGCCCGCATGGCCCTTGCCGAGACCGGCGTGCCAGTAGACGGCGATCCCGGCTGGGAGCTGTTTGATGAAAAGAGCGGGCTGGCGATGAACTCCTTCCTGCAAAAAATCAATCGTGTCCGCGCCATGGAAGGCGAACTTGCCCGCTCCATCCAGACGTTGGATGGCATTTCATCCGCTCGCGTTCATCTTGTGCTGCCGGATCGCGAACCGTTTTCACGCGAAGCACCTGCGCCTCGGGGGTCGGTGGTGCTGCGATCCAGTGCTGGCCGCGCGGTTACCCGCAAACAGGCAATAGCGGTGCGGACCCTTGTTGCATCTTCTGTGGCAGAGCTGGAAGTTTCCCGCGTTACTGTGCTTTCGGCCAGTGGCGAAACAATTCTTGCAGAAGGCTCAGGTGGTGAAGGTCCTACCGGCATGCAGACCACCAAAACCTCAATCGAGGACCGCCTGTCCCAGGAAATCCAGAACATCCTGACGGCCCGCGTCGGCGCGGGCAATGCGCGCGTTCGGGTCAATGTTGATCTCACGACCCAGCGCGAAGTGATTGTCGAGCAAAGCTTCGATCCAGAGCAACAGGTTGTTCGCTCCACCGAAAGCACCACACAAAACCAGACAGGCACCGATGGGGGTGGCAATGTCGGCGTGGAAAACAACATTCCCGCAGCACTCGCTGACGGGGGCGGCGCCGCAACCTCCAACCGAAGCGAAGCGGGCGAGCAGGTACAATATGAAATCGGCAACACCCGTCGCGAAATCGTGCGCGAGGCCGGTGAAGTACGCCGCCTGACTGTCGCTGTTTTGGTGAATGGCATCTACAATCTGGAAGGGTCCGACGTTGCCTATGTTGAACGCACCCCTGAAGAGCTGAATCGTCTGACCGAACTGGTCAAATCCGCAGTGGGTTTTGAAGAAGGCCGCGGCGACAGCGTTTCTGTTGATAGCATGCGGTTCATGGATTATTCGATGGATCTGGGTGATCCGATTGTCCAAACCATCGGGGATCGCCTGTCGGAAAGCATTGTGCCCATCATCCGGGGCGTGCTGGCCCTGTTGATTGTTGCACTGGTGATGATCCTCGGTGTGCGCCCGATGCTGCGCCGCTTGAACCAGCCCGACCCGCTGAATGTGGTTGAAGAGCCTGCGCTGGAATCGGACACAGTCGAACGCGAGGGGCTTGCCGCACCGGACAGCACTCCAAACGCCAGCGGGACCAAGCTGCTTGCCACCGACACCTCCGGCGCATCAAGCACAGAACCTCGCAAACTTTCGGCCACCCCGGTTGAACGGGATGAATTGACGCTGGATGACCAGCAATATGTCACAACCCAAGGCATCCGAGGTAGCATTCAGAAGGGCAATATCGATAAAATTCAACGCCTTGCGGATGAGAAGCCAGAAGAAGTGTTGCGCGTGATGCGGTCATGGCTCACCACTGAGGCAGAAGCGTGA
- a CDS encoding MotE family protein, with protein MRNLLSGRMILVGLGVMVFAKAALSFPELPSLRDVAPVKDIGVVNAADKVEATLESATDSPPLVEDLPVAPGKLDTPEEILQSLTRERELVAQQKADMEKRLAEIALSEERLRVEKASLTELKTSIETLLAQVEALQTEDLSRLISFYKNMKPADAARIIDDLDIETTIMILGTMNPRSAAPIMAKVSPVRARAVSKIILERSQLPGDQDLVGIKLN; from the coding sequence ATGCGAAACCTGTTGAGCGGACGGATGATCCTTGTCGGTTTGGGGGTAATGGTTTTTGCCAAGGCGGCGCTGTCTTTCCCGGAATTGCCGTCCCTCAGGGATGTAGCACCGGTGAAAGACATTGGTGTTGTGAATGCTGCTGACAAGGTAGAGGCGACATTGGAATCCGCGACGGATTCGCCGCCCTTGGTTGAGGATCTTCCGGTGGCTCCGGGCAAGCTGGATACGCCAGAGGAGATCCTCCAGTCGCTGACCCGCGAACGGGAGCTGGTGGCGCAGCAAAAGGCGGATATGGAAAAGCGGCTGGCAGAGATTGCCTTGTCGGAGGAACGCCTGCGGGTTGAGAAAGCATCTTTGACAGAGCTGAAAACCTCAATCGAGACCCTGCTTGCACAGGTGGAAGCATTGCAGACAGAAGATTTGTCGCGCCTGATTTCGTTCTACAAGAATATGAAACCCGCTGATGCGGCACGCATCATTGATGATTTGGATATTGAGACCACGATCATGATCCTTGGCACCATGAACCCGCGCAGCGCGGCACCGATCATGGCTAAGGTATCGCCGGTTCGCGCGCGCGCTGTTTCAAAGATCATTCTGGAACGGTCACAGCTTCCCGGTGATCAGGATCTTGTGGGTATCAAATTGAATTAA
- a CDS encoding flagellar motor switch protein: MAMIIDCVIILLLIGSITYGYIVSRKVRLLMGILKDLEPLVEEFSSAVEKSQDSVSQMRDRIEVAEQVQQVQPEAEPEVAAQSTFASRRAAPVETPGMRVMRDKKELVRAFFDTQSTAEV, encoded by the coding sequence ATGGCGATGATAATTGACTGCGTAATCATTCTGCTTCTCATTGGCAGCATTACATATGGGTACATCGTGTCGCGCAAAGTGCGTCTGTTGATGGGAATCCTGAAAGACCTTGAACCCTTGGTCGAAGAGTTTTCTTCAGCTGTAGAAAAATCACAGGATTCGGTCAGCCAGATGCGCGATCGCATTGAAGTGGCAGAGCAGGTGCAACAGGTACAGCCAGAGGCAGAGCCTGAGGTGGCGGCACAAAGCACATTTGCCAGCCGCCGCGCCGCGCCTGTGGAAACCCCGGGCATGCGGGTGATGCGGGACAAGAAAGAACTGGTGCGCGCATTCTTCGACACTCAAAGCACTGCAGAGGTATAG
- the fliP gene encoding flagellar type III secretion system pore protein FliP (The bacterial flagellar biogenesis protein FliP forms a type III secretion system (T3SS)-type pore required for flagellar assembly.) — MLFRPLHHVGPILTAAIPMALVLLTCATSASAQDADVGGLIRELSSQLGGVQPGSDAGASLSGRLIQLFVLVTALSVAPGLLVVMTSFTRFVIVFSMLRLALGLNQTPPNIVLNAMALFMTFFVMQPVFEDAWEGGIKPLMNNAITEEQAIQNISEPFYNFMAVNTRDKDIQLFTDIANDATTQPEEADAGPSWRVLVPSFMISELRRAFTIGFLIYLPFVAIDLIVASVLMSAGMMMLPPVLVSLPFKVIFFVLIDGWYMLAGSLIQSYLSG, encoded by the coding sequence ATGCTCTTTCGCCCATTGCATCACGTTGGCCCTATCCTGACGGCAGCCATTCCCATGGCGCTGGTCCTGCTGACCTGCGCCACATCTGCGTCAGCGCAGGATGCTGATGTGGGTGGCTTGATCCGCGAACTGTCCTCCCAATTAGGCGGGGTACAGCCGGGCAGTGACGCAGGGGCCAGCCTGTCCGGTCGCCTGATCCAGCTTTTTGTTCTGGTGACAGCGCTGAGCGTTGCGCCCGGTCTATTGGTCGTGATGACCAGCTTTACCCGCTTTGTTATCGTCTTTTCCATGTTGCGACTGGCGCTGGGATTGAACCAGACGCCGCCCAACATCGTGCTGAACGCAATGGCGCTTTTCATGACCTTTTTTGTCATGCAGCCGGTGTTCGAAGACGCCTGGGAAGGCGGGATCAAGCCACTGATGAACAACGCCATCACCGAAGAACAGGCAATACAGAATATCTCGGAACCCTTTTACAACTTCATGGCCGTCAACACCCGCGACAAGGACATTCAGCTGTTCACCGACATCGCAAATGACGCCACCACCCAGCCAGAGGAAGCGGACGCCGGGCCCAGCTGGCGTGTCCTGGTGCCGTCCTTCATGATCTCCGAGCTGCGCCGTGCGTTTACCATCGGGTTTCTGATCTATCTGCCTTTTGTGGCGATTGACCTGATCGTCGCCTCTGTTCTGATGAGTGCAGGCATGATGATGCTGCCTCCTGTTCTGGTCTCGCTGCCCTTCAAGGTGATCTTTTTCGTACTTATTGACGGCTGGTACATGTTGGCAGGGTCACTGATCCAATCTTATCTTTCTGGATAG
- a CDS encoding FliH/SctL family protein, with amino-acid sequence MITLFDHNFDLETGRSTHKDAASKIEAIADLKEQLEAARKEGFEAGRALGHEEAKTEFDAGAAARFEQERQIIQEQLAQLAAQDKRHHRDTERDIIELFLGVADRLMPELITQYGPALAIDRIKQAVQQTRTDPELTISASPEVVAALDQEAPSWLTAASQTVEIDLFADPEMPRGAAQVRWQGGRLEYDIETACTQIRQALAQAASDYNEAT; translated from the coding sequence GTGATTACCCTGTTTGACCATAATTTCGACCTTGAGACAGGCCGTTCGACGCATAAGGACGCGGCCAGCAAGATAGAGGCAATTGCCGACCTGAAAGAGCAACTTGAGGCGGCCCGCAAGGAAGGTTTCGAGGCCGGCCGTGCCCTTGGTCATGAAGAAGCGAAAACCGAGTTTGACGCTGGTGCCGCAGCGCGCTTCGAACAGGAACGCCAGATCATACAGGAACAACTGGCCCAGCTGGCGGCGCAGGACAAAAGGCATCACAGGGATACAGAACGTGACATCATCGAGCTGTTTCTGGGGGTCGCAGACCGATTGATGCCTGAACTTATCACCCAATATGGCCCGGCTTTGGCCATCGATCGTATCAAACAGGCCGTGCAACAAACCCGCACCGACCCAGAGCTTACGATCAGTGCCAGCCCTGAGGTTGTTGCTGCCCTCGATCAGGAAGCGCCGTCATGGCTGACCGCGGCCTCGCAAACTGTGGAAATCGATCTTTTCGCAGACCCTGAAATGCCCCGTGGCGCGGCGCAGGTTCGGTGGCAGGGCGGGCGGCTTGAATATGACATTGAAACTGCCTGCACACAGATCCGGCAAGCGCTGGCACAGGCGGCAAGTGACTATAACGAAGCGACGTAG
- a CDS encoding FliM/FliN family flagellar motor switch protein, whose translation MLENDDVANQSETAKKPDTAKDPATDPKTETDAPNAGKNLDAIFGVKLDVRAVLGRSRIPISELLNLTKGSVIELDRRVGEPVDLMINDRLVARGDLVRVKGDMLGVALREIVKDFVTDS comes from the coding sequence ATGTTGGAAAATGATGACGTGGCAAATCAGAGCGAAACAGCAAAGAAACCTGATACAGCCAAAGACCCGGCCACAGATCCGAAAACCGAAACGGATGCACCAAACGCGGGCAAGAATCTGGATGCCATCTTTGGGGTCAAACTGGATGTGCGCGCGGTGCTTGGACGCAGCCGGATACCGATTTCGGAACTGCTGAACCTGACCAAAGGGTCTGTGATCGAACTGGACCGGCGGGTCGGAGAGCCTGTTGATCTGATGATCAATGACCGGCTGGTTGCTCGGGGCGATCTGGTGCGGGTAAAAGGCGACATGCTGGGCGTAGCACTACGTGAAATCGTAAAAGACTTTGTCACAGACAGTTAA
- a CDS encoding flagellar basal body-associated FliL family protein — translation MATKPDPKKKPPETDAEDAPAEKSRGSRKMLLAAAVMCLVSLGGGFFLARTAYLQDAEEYAPEYKDAESTEAHDKDGGHGDGAKDGNPKLRKDVTDPLAKDGHDAEKAMALQEKDHADGKGESIADSGLLDLGDMLTNIQSTGADGTTSTAFLKINLVVAYRPDLDAGKLMAERQPFIRDLFNSYLRGLSEADVRGMAGIMYIKAELLKRARAAVGNDLPQEILIKDLIVQ, via the coding sequence ATGGCCACCAAGCCCGACCCTAAAAAGAAGCCGCCAGAAACCGACGCAGAGGATGCGCCGGCGGAAAAGTCGCGCGGATCTCGCAAGATGTTGCTGGCAGCCGCTGTGATGTGCCTTGTGTCATTGGGCGGCGGGTTTTTTCTGGCGCGGACGGCCTATCTGCAGGATGCCGAGGAGTATGCGCCGGAGTATAAGGACGCAGAAAGCACCGAAGCGCATGACAAGGATGGTGGGCATGGTGATGGGGCGAAAGACGGAAACCCCAAGCTGCGTAAGGATGTGACGGATCCGCTGGCCAAGGATGGCCATGATGCCGAAAAGGCGATGGCCCTGCAGGAAAAAGACCATGCAGACGGGAAAGGTGAATCTATTGCCGATAGCGGGCTGCTGGATCTTGGGGATATGCTGACCAACATTCAAAGCACCGGTGCTGATGGCACCACAAGCACCGCTTTCCTGAAGATCAACCTTGTTGTTGCGTACCGGCCTGATCTGGATGCAGGCAAGCTGATGGCGGAACGCCAGCCTTTCATCCGTGATCTGTTCAATAGCTATTTGCGCGGCCTGTCAGAGGCGGATGTGCGCGGCATGGCGGGCATTATGTACATCAAGGCGGAGCTGCTGAAACGTGCGCGGGCCGCTGTGGGAAATGACCTGCCGCAAGAAATCCTGATCAAAGATCTGATTGTTCAATGA
- a CDS encoding EscU/YscU/HrcU family type III secretion system export apparatus switch protein, whose product MAENNDSTEKTLEPTEKKLQDARKKGDVPSSKETGNMMVVLALLGIIAFVLPLQTPKVMDALYGLIEQSTTLTVGTGTTGVTRLGEIMRDFALSIAIAIAPMFAVLLAGAAVGAVIQGETVVSLERIRPKLSKLSPAQGLKRLFSANSMVEFLKSIIKVFAVGGFAIWFTLEAVQKVWMMSGFLPEYLPGYLVAASRKLLLAAALFLVPIAIADILWRRFDWRKKQRMSQKDLRDEMKESEGSPEIRTQRARRRRELSRQRTLAVVPIANVILTNPTHYSVALKYDPDIDMAPVCIAKGADLVALRIREVAFEHDIPIVENKPLARMLFDTVEIDQVVPVEHWEIVAEIISFVFALNENKPHVAPEGSTLRRKPD is encoded by the coding sequence ATGGCAGAGAACAACGACAGTACAGAAAAGACCCTAGAACCCACCGAGAAGAAGCTACAGGACGCCCGCAAGAAAGGGGATGTGCCTTCTTCCAAAGAGACCGGCAATATGATGGTCGTTCTTGCCCTTTTGGGGATCATCGCATTCGTTCTGCCGCTTCAGACCCCCAAGGTGATGGATGCTCTTTATGGGTTGATCGAACAATCCACCACATTGACGGTAGGGACAGGCACCACCGGCGTTACGCGTCTGGGCGAGATCATGCGCGACTTTGCCCTAAGCATCGCAATTGCCATTGCCCCTATGTTTGCCGTGCTGCTGGCCGGGGCCGCTGTTGGTGCTGTTATTCAGGGGGAGACAGTTGTCTCGCTGGAGCGTATCCGCCCCAAGCTTTCGAAACTCTCTCCCGCGCAGGGGCTGAAACGCCTGTTCTCGGCCAACTCCATGGTCGAGTTTCTGAAAAGCATCATAAAGGTGTTTGCGGTTGGCGGCTTTGCCATCTGGTTCACCCTTGAAGCCGTGCAGAAGGTCTGGATGATGTCCGGGTTTCTGCCCGAATACCTGCCCGGCTACCTCGTGGCGGCCTCGCGCAAGCTGCTGCTGGCGGCAGCGCTGTTTCTGGTACCCATCGCAATTGCTGATATTCTGTGGCGCAGGTTTGACTGGCGCAAGAAACAGCGGATGAGCCAAAAGGACCTGCGCGACGAAATGAAGGAAAGCGAAGGGTCACCGGAAATCCGCACCCAACGGGCACGCCGCCGGCGCGAGCTTTCGCGTCAGCGCACCCTTGCTGTTGTGCCGATTGCCAACGTCATTCTAACCAACCCCACACATTATTCCGTGGCGCTGAAATATGATCCTGACATCGACATGGCACCGGTCTGTATCGCCAAGGGCGCAGACCTCGTGGCGCTGCGCATCCGGGAGGTTGCTTTCGAACATGACATTCCGATTGTTGAGAATAAACCACTGGCGCGCATGTTGTTCGACACGGTCGAGATTGATCAGGTCGTGCCGGTCGAACATTGGGAAATTGTCGCCGAGATTATCAGCTTTGTTTTTGCCCTGAACGAAAACAAACCACATGTTGCGCCGGAAGGATCAACCTTGCGGCGCAAACCGGACTAG
- a CDS encoding flagellar motor switch protein FliM, translated as MSETLANADIEGENISLIDEIIRQSDFTFDRLPMLDIIGARLVENLAEAFSDLTRIGCEASMVSLDYITMDQVVADVPEPVLMAVGIGKPFDGEIVIAIDKVCLLATSELMLGGSAKNLDLEGVERFTAIELGFGERVAAAVLAELQRALTVVSASALELDRVESDPEAAAVAKHNSLCARIKISVSIAGHMGGVDIIIPYDALEPIRPDLGKVYFGDRGEGQSSWHDLIGSQIERAHMTLEVLLAEEAIPIQRIMAWKPGDTINFGIEEGQDATMTCADTPMFKVSIGKRNNGFVAVQITEELKLKKELETDGDDN; from the coding sequence GTGAGCGAGACACTGGCCAATGCCGATATTGAAGGCGAGAACATCAGCCTGATTGACGAGATTATCCGTCAGTCGGACTTTACCTTTGATCGGTTGCCCATGCTGGATATCATCGGGGCGCGTCTGGTTGAAAACCTTGCTGAAGCCTTTTCCGATTTAACCCGAATTGGCTGTGAAGCTTCCATGGTGTCGCTTGATTATATCACCATGGATCAGGTTGTGGCCGATGTGCCAGAGCCGGTGCTGATGGCCGTGGGTATTGGTAAGCCCTTTGACGGTGAAATCGTGATTGCGATCGACAAGGTGTGTCTGCTGGCGACAAGCGAACTGATGCTAGGCGGCAGTGCAAAGAACTTGGATCTGGAGGGGGTGGAGCGTTTCACCGCCATTGAGCTTGGTTTTGGCGAGCGGGTGGCCGCCGCAGTGTTGGCGGAACTGCAACGCGCGTTAACCGTTGTCAGCGCATCTGCGCTGGAACTGGATCGTGTTGAAAGCGACCCGGAAGCCGCGGCCGTAGCGAAACATAACAGCCTGTGCGCACGGATCAAGATTTCCGTTTCGATTGCCGGTCATATGGGCGGTGTCGATATCATCATTCCCTATGACGCTCTGGAGCCAATTCGGCCTGATCTGGGCAAGGTCTATTTCGGTGACCGCGGCGAGGGGCAAAGCAGCTGGCATGATCTGATCGGCAGCCAGATCGAACGGGCGCATATGACCCTTGAGGTGCTTCTGGCGGAAGAGGCGATCCCGATCCAGAGGATTATGGCCTGGAAACCGGGCGATACGATCAATTTCGGCATTGAGGAAGGTCAGGACGCAACAATGACCTGCGCGGATACGCCGATGTTCAAAGTCTCGATTGGCAAACGGAACAACGGCTTTGTTGCCGTTCAGATTACCGAAGAACTCAAACTGAAGAAGGAACTGGAAACAGATGGCGATGATAATTGA